A single genomic interval of Takifugu flavidus isolate HTHZ2018 chromosome 19, ASM371156v2, whole genome shotgun sequence harbors:
- the opn5 gene encoding opsin-5 isoform X1, with protein MIEQEVPMEVMENETWTHSSYVPHYLLRGDPFASRLSKEADIVAALYICIIGLMSATGNGYVLYMTFKRKTKLKPPELMTLNLAIFDFGISVTGKPFFIVSSLSHRWLFGWEGCRFYGWAGFFFGCGSLITMTVVSLDRYLKICHLRYGTWLKRHHAFLCLASVWAYAAFWATMPLVGWGSYAPEPFGTSCTLDWWLAQASVSGQSFVMAILFFCLILPTGIIVFSYVMIIFKVKSSAKEISHFDARIRNSHDLEIKLTKVAMLICAGFLIAWIPYAVVSVVSAFGEPDSVPIPVSVIPTLLAKSSAMYNPIIYQVVDVKTSCTNFSCCKALKERIHFRKSRLYTISGSLRDPLPPKEAHIEM; from the exons ATGATTGAGCAG GAAGTTCCGATGGAAGTGATGGAGAACGAGACCTGGACGCACTCTTCATACGTTCCTCATTACCTCCTCCGAGGTGACCCATTTGCCTCCAGACTCTCCAAGGAAGCTGATATTGTAGCAGCCTTATACATCTGTATCATAG gATTAATGTCTGCCACGGGAAATGGCTACGTCCTTTATATGACCTTCAAACGAAAGACCAAGCTCAAGCCTCCGGAGCTCATGACGCTGAACCTAGCCATCTTTGACTTTGGCATCTCAG TGACAGGAAAGCCATTCTTCATTGTGTCCAGCCTGTCACACCGCTGGTTGTTTGGCTGGGAGGGCTGCCGTTTCTACGGCTGGGCGGGGTTCTTCTTTGGCTGTGGGAGCCTCATCACGATGACGGTGGTCAGTCTGGACCGGTATCTGAAGATCTGCCATCTCCGATATG GTACGTGGCTAAAGCGCCACCATGCTTTCCTCTGCTTAGCCTCCGTGTGGGCGTACGCAGCGTTCTGGGCCACCATGCCCCTGGTCGGCTGGGGCAGCTACGCCCCAGAGCCTTTTGGCACCTCTTGCACATTAGACTGGTGGCTGGCCCAGGCCTCTGTGTCGGGCCAGAGCTTTGTCATGGCCATCCTTTTCTTCTGCCTCATCCTCCCCACCGGCATCATCGTCTTCTCCTACGTCATGATCATCTTCAAAGTGAAATCCTCCGCAAAGGAGATTTCCCACTTTGACGCCCGCATCAGGAACAGCCACGACCTAGAAATCAAACTCACAAAG GTGGCGATGCTGATCTGTGCAGGCTTCCTGATCGCCTGGATTCCTTATGCAGTGGTATCGGTGGTATCTGCGTTCGGAGAGCCAGACTCTGTGCCTATCCCAGTCTCTGTCATCCCGACACTGCTGGCCAAGTCCTCGGCCATGTACAACCCCATCATTTACCAGGTGGTGGACGTGAAGACATCTTGCACTAATTTCTCCTGCTGCAAAGCCCTGAAGGAACGCATCCATTTTAGAAAGTCAAG
- the opn5 gene encoding opsin-5 isoform X2 yields the protein MSATGNGYVLYMTFKRKTKLKPPELMTLNLAIFDFGISVTGKPFFIVSSLSHRWLFGWEGCRFYGWAGFFFGCGSLITMTVVSLDRYLKICHLRYGTWLKRHHAFLCLASVWAYAAFWATMPLVGWGSYAPEPFGTSCTLDWWLAQASVSGQSFVMAILFFCLILPTGIIVFSYVMIIFKVKSSAKEISHFDARIRNSHDLEIKLTKVAMLICAGFLIAWIPYAVVSVVSAFGEPDSVPIPVSVIPTLLAKSSAMYNPIIYQVVDVKTSCTNFSCCKALKERIHFRKSRLYTISGSLRDPLPPKEAHIEM from the exons ATGTCTGCCACGGGAAATGGCTACGTCCTTTATATGACCTTCAAACGAAAGACCAAGCTCAAGCCTCCGGAGCTCATGACGCTGAACCTAGCCATCTTTGACTTTGGCATCTCAG TGACAGGAAAGCCATTCTTCATTGTGTCCAGCCTGTCACACCGCTGGTTGTTTGGCTGGGAGGGCTGCCGTTTCTACGGCTGGGCGGGGTTCTTCTTTGGCTGTGGGAGCCTCATCACGATGACGGTGGTCAGTCTGGACCGGTATCTGAAGATCTGCCATCTCCGATATG GTACGTGGCTAAAGCGCCACCATGCTTTCCTCTGCTTAGCCTCCGTGTGGGCGTACGCAGCGTTCTGGGCCACCATGCCCCTGGTCGGCTGGGGCAGCTACGCCCCAGAGCCTTTTGGCACCTCTTGCACATTAGACTGGTGGCTGGCCCAGGCCTCTGTGTCGGGCCAGAGCTTTGTCATGGCCATCCTTTTCTTCTGCCTCATCCTCCCCACCGGCATCATCGTCTTCTCCTACGTCATGATCATCTTCAAAGTGAAATCCTCCGCAAAGGAGATTTCCCACTTTGACGCCCGCATCAGGAACAGCCACGACCTAGAAATCAAACTCACAAAG GTGGCGATGCTGATCTGTGCAGGCTTCCTGATCGCCTGGATTCCTTATGCAGTGGTATCGGTGGTATCTGCGTTCGGAGAGCCAGACTCTGTGCCTATCCCAGTCTCTGTCATCCCGACACTGCTGGCCAAGTCCTCGGCCATGTACAACCCCATCATTTACCAGGTGGTGGACGTGAAGACATCTTGCACTAATTTCTCCTGCTGCAAAGCCCTGAAGGAACGCATCCATTTTAGAAAGTCAAG